One Streptomyces sp. P9-A2 DNA window includes the following coding sequences:
- a CDS encoding NUDIX hydrolase yields the protein MATPDFISTLRVSAGHQLLWLPGVTAVVFDDEGRVLLNRRSDTRKWSVLGGIPDPGEQPAACAVREVEEETAVHCVVERVVLVQALNPVTYGNGDICQYMDITFRCRAVGGEARVNDDESLDVAWFAVDALPELNEFGRFRIKQAMADTPTWFDPTTSG from the coding sequence ATGGCTACTCCTGATTTCATCAGTACCCTGCGCGTCTCCGCCGGTCACCAGTTGCTCTGGCTTCCCGGGGTCACCGCCGTCGTCTTCGACGATGAGGGCAGAGTGCTGCTGAACCGCCGGTCCGACACCCGCAAGTGGTCGGTGCTCGGCGGCATCCCGGACCCGGGGGAGCAGCCCGCGGCCTGCGCGGTGCGCGAGGTCGAGGAGGAGACCGCGGTGCACTGCGTCGTCGAGCGGGTCGTGCTGGTCCAGGCGCTGAACCCGGTGACGTACGGAAACGGCGACATCTGCCAGTACATGGACATCACCTTCCGCTGCCGTGCCGTCGGCGGTGAGGCCCGGGTCAACGACGACGAATCACTGGACGTCGCCTGGTTCGCCGTGGACGCGCTGCCGGAGCTGAACGAGTTCGGGCGTTTCCGCATCAAGCAAGCCATGGCTGACACACCCACATGGTTCGACCCCACTACTTCTGGCTGA